The Stomoxys calcitrans chromosome 3, idStoCalc2.1, whole genome shotgun sequence genome includes a region encoding these proteins:
- the LOC106086320 gene encoding chromodomain-helicase-DNA-binding protein 1: MSQEHNESLNSIGSEENDDTREDEHNNGSGSGSGSSSESDSDSDSSSSSSNSSGGGRSSPEPPDRDEEDDNARDGHNSQQQQQHDSNYRLEQEEKQKQFAEAGLPPSAIEAQDDTKTNTNGYSDDNDSGSESGSNSDSNSSNDDDDDDEKASQQNDVRGRDDQGNHDAEHKQQNTTHNTTGTSFTSATTDNNTSHTTNDEDDSNDSNDSEDSNSDNEETQTSQPMVTDETTTPPTTASEAIKQQHNSDENEDEASDSAESAKSSNSSAHSATESNSSSSSSSEDTEEDYQPKRSARQARKPQPAAEKSKKPLKKKKRSQNWNSDESDESDEESEDSAPPPRRKPPAKQNKAQKRNKKSSASTDESGEDSKRFGTRRAAATVSYKEDTDKTDSDDLVEIEYDESQAEAAALAAEEDEKCETIERILYKRQGKKGCTGNQTTIYAIEESGCDPNDGVDENDLENTEVQYLIKWKGWSYIHNTWESDATLKEQKVKGMKKLDNFIKKELEQVYWMRHAGPEDIDYYECQKELQNDLIKSYNNVDRIIARNVKPEGPVEYLCKWQSLPYAEATWEDGALVMRKWKRCVEQFEERENSKCTPSRHCKVLKNRPKFYKIKNQPEFLSEGLVLRDYQMDGLNWMLHSWCKENSVILADEMGLGKTIQTICFLYSLFKVHHLYGPFLCVVPLSTMTAWQREFDLWGPDMNVVTYLGDVKSREMIRQYEWTFDGSKRLKFNCILTTYEIVLKDKLFLGTLQWAALLVDEAHRLKNDDSLLYKSLKEFETNHRLLITGTPLQNSLKELWALLHFIMPEKFVTWEDFELEHGNAADKGYTKLHQQLEPYILRRVKKDVEKSLPAKVEQILRVEMTSLQKQYYKWILTKNFDALRKGKKGSTSTFLNIVIELKKCCNHAALIRPSEFELMGMPQDEALQTLLKGSGKLVLLDKLLCRLKETGHRVLIFSQMVRMLDILADYLQKRHFSFQRLDGSIKGEIRRQALDHFNAEGSQDFCFLLSTRAGGLGINLATADTVIIFDSDWNPQNDLQAQARAHRIGQKNQVNIYRLVTARSVEEQIVERAKQKMVLDHLVIQRMDTTGRTVLDRGSSGPSNHTPFNKDDLSAILKFGAEELFKDEQENDEELVCDIDEILRRAETRNEDPEMPGDDLLSAFKVASIAAFEEEPDAATKENEANSQAADEDDTKDWDDIIPENFRKIVENEEKSKEMEDLYLPPRRKTTANQGDKKSKKGQADDSNDSDYDGGSDGSNDADGKSKRRGRPAMKEKIVGFNDAELRRFIRSYKKFPAPLERLEAIACDAELQEKPLAELKRIGQMLHDRCVQFLEEHKDDVPPAAPAKKPPNDPNAAPEDAAAAKQKRSRATYSVKLGGVSFNAKTLLSCEEELKPLNSVIPATINERLAWSLDVKTRPANFDVEWGVIEDSKLLCGIYQYGIGSWEQMKMDPSLNLTEKILHNDDRKPQAKHLQSRAEYLLKIIKKNLETKKKGAETKKRKPRKQKEPKTAAAVGSAAAHSATPERKSRNVSEGDELSQTGADSTPAPTEKKTRKERKESSTKATVDPVDEAASNDVDASNTSATTATAKKKNKTSSKEKDGTPKSSAKSKKSATSDSTNKPMHFTANNEPRALEVLGDLDPNIFNECKEKMRPVKKALKALDRPDTSLSSQEQIKNTRESLMAIGKQIDVCLEAYSKDSEKKEWRSNLWYFVSKFTEFDAKKLFKMYKQMLKTSEGEAKQKSPPVAKAKSNSASPQKRPKDDSLNQNGSDEKNKSAAKKKKKDKEKEKEKDVEKVKDKTRDTPKSDRFTKIGNANKPPAAGGAAMHMNKNKRPQQAGGVNNSPMKRKREDNESGAVGGIPNAAGGSDLKSMSFKRLNMDEQGRNRDDRKNRHRDDYYGSGNSHDGLNTSRGSIGSGNGDRHSSMNSPSTPNNRMHPSNSRLLPGNNPSPYGDSNSGGGGGGDRWGHNRDRYGGGNNDYNKRERYDGYNNRPGGYHRDHKDRDRDRRFDKRRYPPSHPPQHGYGNHYMGPNYYMPPNGGVPPGMGGGPHGGYSGAGRGGDPRYNHPAEWPREYPPDSYRRGAGGGPSGAVGGGGGQSGPPIPSSNSGDRRPPLPPTSQT, encoded by the exons GAACACAATGAATCCTTAAATAGCATAGGATCGGAAGAAAACGACGATACCCGCGAAGATGAACACAACAATGGCTCAGGAAGTGGCAGCGGTAGTTCGTCAGAATCCGACTCCGATTCAGACAGTTCATCGTCATCATCTAATTCAAGTGGTGGAGGACGTTCATCACCTGAACCACCCGATCGAGATGAAGAGGATGATAATGCCCGCGATGGACATAAcagtcaacaacaacaacaacacgatTCTAATTATCGTCTTGAACAAgaagagaaacaaaaacaatttgcaGAAGCTGGACTTCCACCCTCGGCCATTGAAGCTCAAGatgacacaaaaacaaatacaaatggcTATTCAGACGATAACGACAGCGGCAGTGAGAGCGGCAGCAATTCTGATTCTAATTCATCgaacgatgatgatgacgatgatgagaaAGCATCTCAACAGAATGACGTTAGAGGAAGAGACGACCAGGGCAATCATGATGCAGAACataaacaacaaaacactaccCATAATACAACAGGAACATCGTTTACCTCGGCCACAACCGATAACAATACCTCACACACGACAAACGATGAAGATGATTCCAATGATTCAAATGATTCCGAAGATTCCAATAGCGATAATGAGGAGACGCAAACAAGCCAGCCCATGGTTACAGATGAGACGACGACGCCGCCAACGACAGCGTCTGAAGCAATAAAGCAACAACACAACAGCGATGAAAACGAAGATGAAGCTTCTGATTCTGCTGAATCTGCAAAATCATCAAATTCTTCTGCGCATTCCGCTACAGAGTccaatagcagcagcagcagcagcagt GAGGACACCGAAGAAGACTATCAACCCAAACGTTCTGCCCGCCAAGCTCGAAAGCCACAACCTGCCGCTGAAAAATCCAAAAAGCCtttgaaaaagaagaagagaagTCAAAA cTGGAATTCTGACGAGAGTGATGAAAGCGATGAGGAAAGTGAAGACTCAGCGCCCCCACCGAGACGTAAGCCtccagcaaaacaaaacaaagcgcagaaaagaaataaaaaatcttcTGCAAGTACAGACGAAAGTGGGGAGGACAGCAAAAG GTTTGGTACTCGTCGAGCTGCTGCCACTGTTAGCTATAAGGAAGACACAGataagaccgattcggacgatCTGGTAGAAATCGAATACGATGAAAGTCAAGCAGAAGCGGCGGCTTTGGCAGCCGAAGAAGATGAAAAATGTGAGACCATAGAAAGAATTTTATATAAGCGACAGGGTAAAAAAGGTTGCACTGGCAATCAAACCACCATATATGCCATCGAAGAGAGTGGCTGTGATCCCAATGATGGCGTTGACGAAAACGATTTGGAAAACACTGAAGTACAATATCTTATCAAATGGAAGGGCTGGTCTTATATCCACAACACATGGGAATCGGATGCCACGTTGAAAGAACAAAAAGTCAAGGGCATGAAAAAGTTGGATAATTTCATCAAGAAAGAGCTGGAGCAGGTATATTGGATGCGTCATGCCGGTCCCGAAGATATCGACTACTACGAATGCCAAAAGGAACTGCAAAACGATTTGATCAAATCCTACAACAATGTCGATCGTATTATAGCTCGTAATGTGAAACCAGAAGGTCCAGTGGAATATCTTTGTAAATGGCAATCGCTGCCCTACGCAGAGGCTACATGGGAAGATGGGGCATTAGTTATGCGCAAATGGAAGCGTTGTGTCGAACAATTTGAGGAACGTGAAAACTCTAAATGTACACCATCACGTCACTGTAAAGTGTTAAAGAATCGCCCCAAATTCTACAAGATCAAAAATCAGCCAGAATTTCTCAGCGAAGGCTTGGTGCTTCGTGACTATCAAATGGATGGTCTTAACTGGATGCTGCATTCGTGGTGTAAAGAAAATTCCGTGATATTGGCCGATGAGATGGGTTTGGGCAAAACCATTCAAACCATATGTTTTTTGTATTCCTTATTTAAAGTGCATCATCTGTATGGCCCATTTTTGTGTGTGGTTCCACTATCAACAATGACTGCGTGGCAGCGTGAATTCGATCTCTGGGGGCCAGACATGAATGTCGTCACATATTTGGGTGATGTCAAGTCACGTGAAATGATACGTCAGTACGAGTGGACGTTTGATGGTTCGAAAAGACTGAAATTTAATTGCATTCTCACAACATATGAGATTGTTTTGAAG GACAAACTGTTCCTGGGTACCTTGCAATGGGCAGCATTGCTTGTCGACGAGGCTCATCGTTTGAAAAATGATGATTCTCTTCTATATAAATCGCTCAAAGAGTTTGAAACCAATCACAGATTACTTATAACGGGAACGCCCCTTCAAAACTCGCTCAAAGAACTTTGGGCGCTTTTGCATTTTATTATGCCCGAAAAATTTGTCACATGGGAAGATTTTGAATTGGAACATGGCAATGCGGCTGATAAAGGCTACACAAAGTTGCATCAACAGCTTGAGCCCTACATATTGAGGCGTGTGAAAAAAGATGTTGAAAAATCGCTACCGGCCAAAGTTGAGCAGATATTGCGCGTGGAAATGACATCACTACAAAAACAATACTACAAATGgatattaacaaaaaatttcgatgCCTTGCGAAAGGGTAAGAAGGGATCGACGTccacatttttaaatattgtcaTAGAGCTGAAAAAGTGCTGCAATCATGCCGCCCTCATACGCCCTTCGGAATTCGAATTGATGGGCATGCCCCAAGATGAAGCTCTGCAAACGCTTTTAAAGGGTTCGGGAAAACTAGTGCTTTTAGATAAGTTATTGTGCCGCCTCAAGGAAACCGGTCATAGGGTGTTGATATTCTCGCAAATGGTTCGCATGTTGGATATATTGGCAGATTATTTACAAAAACGGCATTTTTCATTTCAACGTTTGGATGGCAGCATCAAGGGAGAAATAAGACGGCAGGCTTTGGATCATTTCAATGCCGAAGGCTCACAGGACTTTTGTTTTTTACTCTCAACCAGAGCCGGAGGTTTGGGCATTAACCTGGCGACGGCAGATACGGTTATCATTTTTGATTCGGATTGGAATCCccaaaatgatttgcaagcgcaAGCAAGAGCCCATCGTATTGGTCAAAAGAATCAGGTGAACATTTATCGTCTCGTTACCGCCCGCTCGGTGGAGGAACAAATTGTGGAGAGGGCCAAACAGAAAATGGTTTTGGACCACTTGGTCATTCAACGTATGGACACCACCGGTCGCACCGTCTTGGATAGAGGCAGCTCAGGGCCTTCCAATCATACTCCGTTCAACAAAGATGATCTCTCGGCCATTTTGAAATTCGGAGCCGAAGAATTGTTCAAAGACGAACAGGAAAACGATGAAGAATTAGTATGTGATATAGATGAGATATTAAGGAGAGCTGAAACTCGCAATGAGGATCCCGAGATGCCGGGAGATGATTTACTATCGGCATTTAAAGTGGCAAGTATTGCTGCCTTCGAAGAGGAACCAGATGCTGCCACCAAGGAGAACGAGGCCAATAGCCAAGCGGCCGATGAAGATGACACTAAGGATTGGGATGATATTATTCCGGAAAATTTTCGTAAGATCGTTGAAAACGAAGAAAAATCTAAGGAAATGGAAGACTTATATCTACCGCCCagaaggaaaaccaccgcaaatCAAGGCgataaaaagagtaaaaaaggaCAAGCCGATGACAGCAACGATTCGGACTACGATGGAGGCTCCGATGGCAGCAACGATGCTGATGGCAAATCGAAGAGACGCGGCAGACCAGCTATGAAGGAGAAGATTGTAGGCTTCAATGATGCCGAGTTAAGACGTTTCATTAGGTCATACAAGAAATTTCCTGCACCTCTTGAACGTTTAGAAGCTATAGCATGCGATGCAGAGCTTCAAGAGAAGCCTTTGGCGGAGTTAAAGCGTATTGGACAGATGTTGCATGATCGTTGTGTTCAATTTTTAGAGGAACACAAGGATGATGTCCCTCCTGCCGCTCCTGCAAAGAAACCTCCAAATGATCCTAATGCTGCTCCCGAGGATGCCGCTGCAGCAAAGCAAAAGCGTAGTCGTGCCACCTACTCAGTGAAATTAGGCGGAGTttccttcaatgccaaaaccCTACTTTCGTGCGAAGAGGAATTGAAGCCGCTAAACAGTGTTATACCTGCCACAATTAATGAAAGACTTGCCTGGTCTTTAGACGTAAAGACAAGACCTGCCAATTTCGATGTTGAATGGGGTGTGATTGAAGACTCAAAGTTGCTATGTGGAATTTATCAGTATGGAATTGGCTCGTGGGAACAAATGAAAATGGATCCTAGTCTAAATCTTACCGAAAAAATCCTACACAACGATGATCGCAAGCCACAGGCGAAGCATTTGCAATCAAGAGCCGAGtatcttttaaaaattataaagaagAATCTTGAAACCAAGAAGAAGGGTGCAGAGACTAAGAAGAGGAAACCCAGAAAGCAAAAAGAACCCAAAACAGCTGCTGCTGTAGGATCCGCAGCGGCGCATAGTGCCACACCCGAGCGAAAATCACGCAATGTATCGGAGGGTGATGAACTTTCTCAAACAGGTGCCGATAGCACACCGGCACCCACAGAAAAGAAGACGCGTAAGGAACGTAAAGAAAGTTCAACCAAGGCGACGGTGGATCCCGTAGACGAGGCAGCTTCAAATGATGTGGACGCATCAAACACTTCCGCAACCACTGCAACCgccaagaagaaaaacaaaacatcgtCCAAAGAGAAAGATGGAACTCCCAAGTCGTCAGCGAAATCAAAAAAATCTGCCACCTCTGATTCTACAAACAAACCAATGCATTTTACGGCGAATAACGAGCCGAGAGCTTTGGAAGTTCTGGGCGACTTAGATCCCAACATTTTCAATGAGTGCAAAGAAAAGATGCGACCAGTAAAGAAGGCTCTCAAAGCTTTAGATCGTCCGGATACCAGCCTCTCAAGCCAGGAGCAAATAAAGAACACCCGCGAGAGTCTAATGGCTATAGGCAAGCAAATAGATGTTTGTCTGGAAGCATACAGCAAGGATTCCGAAAAGAAGGAATGGCGGTCGAATTTGTGGTACTTTGTTTCAAAGTTTACAG AATTCGATGCCAAAAAGCTTTTTAAAATGTACAAGCAAATGCTGAAAACGTCCGAAGGAGAGGCTAAACAAAAATCACCTCCCGTTGCTAAAGCAAAATCAAATTCCGCATCTCCACAGAAACGGCCAAAAGATGACTCATTAAACCAAAATGGCAGTGATGAGAAAAATAAGTCTGCagctaaaaagaagaaaaaagacaaggagaaggagaaggaaAAAGATGTCGAAAAAGTGAAGGATAAGACTCGAGATACTCCAAAATCGGATAGGTTTACTAAAATCGGTAATGCCAATAAGCCTCCAGCAGCGGGTGGTGCTGCCATGCAtatgaacaaaaataaaaggcCACAGCAAGCTGGAGGTGTTAACAATTCGCCTATGAAACGTAAGCGTGAAGACAATGAAAGCGGTGCAGTTGGTGGCATTCCCAATGCTGCGGGTGGAAGTGATTTGAAGTCGATGTCATTCAAACGTCTCAACATGGATGAACAGGGAAG AAACCGGGACGATCGTAAAAATCGCCATCGAGATGATTATTATGGCAGTGGCAACAGTCACGATGGCTTAAACACAAGTCGGGGTAGCATAGGAAGTGGCAATGGCGATCGTCACAGTTCCATGAATTCACCCTCTACCCCCAATAATAGAATGCATCCCAGTAATTCACGTTTACTGCCAGGCAACAATCCATCACCGTATGGCGATAGCAATAGCGGCGGCGGAGGTGGTGGTGATCGATGGGGTCACAACCGGGACAG